One segment of Candidatus Poribacteria bacterium DNA contains the following:
- a CDS encoding DUF1573 domain-containing protein → MSKRTLLTTIVIPVLLISGLIVFLINNRQRPAAELVLTPQQIRFGTLPEWEGPVTRSLTARNVGKSPLHIQSVHTGCSYAEITGPERIQPDTEATFHIVLTPELLPDDETAATATLFTDSPKTPIVHLTLIAAAKRFATLTPNVCEFGNIRPETVHQKTIELTVNAPLNRSDIRLLPSGHQALTWELTPTLETDTVLISVQLGPLKDRGTFASLLTLHFPNQRTLTLPVTAEVVSTDRQR, encoded by the coding sequence TCAACAATCGGCAAAGACCCGCAGCTGAACTCGTCCTGACCCCGCAACAGATTCGCTTCGGAACGCTCCCGGAATGGGAAGGACCTGTAACGCGATCCCTAACAGCGCGAAACGTCGGCAAGTCTCCACTCCACATCCAAAGCGTTCACACGGGGTGCAGTTATGCCGAAATCACAGGTCCGGAGCGCATCCAACCCGATACAGAAGCCACGTTCCATATAGTCCTCACTCCAGAACTTCTGCCCGATGACGAGACTGCAGCAACCGCCACTCTCTTCACAGACAGCCCCAAAACCCCGATTGTCCACCTGACACTTATCGCCGCCGCGAAACGGTTTGCGACCCTCACGCCGAACGTTTGCGAGTTTGGGAACATCCGTCCCGAAACGGTGCATCAAAAGACCATCGAACTCACTGTGAACGCTCCACTCAACAGGTCGGACATCCGCCTTCTACCCTCGGGACATCAGGCACTCACATGGGAGCTAACACCCACTCTGGAGACAGATACGGTTCTCATTAGCGTCCAACTCGGTCCCTTGAAAGACAGAGGCACCTTTGCATCGCTACTCACCCTTCACTTCCCAAACCAACGAACACTAACCCTCCCCGTCACCGCTGAGGTCGTCTCTACTGACCGCCAACGGTAG